The window CGGGATCTATCGATTCCGTGGCCATCTTGATGCGCTGGTTGGTCGCCTCTCTGTTCAGCGTCAGCGTGGGTGACAGAAGGGGGGTGAGCAGCGCTGTGATGGAGCGGCGCATATGCAGGGGGAGCTTGAGGGGGCCCTTGATGTAGTTGGCAAGGTCAAGGCGCAGATCCTTGATGTCGGGAATGCCTTCCAGTTCGAGTCTGATGGTTTCGGTTTCCGTGGTCAGGTCGCGGATGACGATGCCATGGCGGTATTGCAACAGCAGGGTCTTGTCCGCGGTAACCCCGGAGATAAGGCGTTCGACAAGCCATGGCAGCACATCTTCCCGCATGGTTTTGCGGAAAATGCCCTGCTGCCAGTCCTTGACCGTGGTGGCCGAGATTTCGGTGTTGAGGGCCTCGGATATCTGCCAGCGCAGTTGATCCGGGTCCGAGTTGTCGCTTTCAGGCGCATCAATGGTGGTGAAGATTTCGGCCACACGGGACTGAAGGTGTTCTATGGGCGTGAGGCTCAGGTCGAAAACGGGCGGTTGCAACTCGGCGACCTGTTTTCGCTTCGCAAGAGTGGAGACTGTGTCTTCCACAAGAAGATTCTGATCCGCCGTGACATCCTGAGTCGCAATCTCTCCGGCTACGAAGAGTATTGTCTGCGGACGGAACTGCACACCGCCCAGAACTGAAAGCGCGGCAAGGACGAAAATGAAGAACGCCAGGCCGTATACGGGGCGGCTGGAGTGCTTTTTCGGCTTGCGCGGCTTGAACAGTGACGGCAGAAAGCGGCTTGTGCCGTTAGTCTTTTTTCCTGAAATCAGTTGTTTGGCTGCGTTCATAGGCTTGTACTATCCGTCCCACCAGGGGGTGACGGATAACGTCATCTTCATGGAATGAGAGGAAGCGGATTCCCTTGACGCCGTCGAGGATGCGTTGAGCATCCACCAGTCCCGAACGGGGGAGGCTTCTTCCCCTGTCTCCGGCCGGCAGGTCGATCTGGGTGATATCACCCGTGATCACTGCACGTGAACCGAAACCGAGACGGGTCAGAAACATCTTCATCTGCTCGGGAGTTGTGTTCTGCGCTTCATCCAGAATGATGAATGCGTCGTTGAGTGTCCTTCCGCGCATGAATGCGAGCGGAGCGATCTCTATGACACCGGTTTCCAGCATTTCGGAAACTTTTTCGAAATCAAGCATATCATGCAGAGCATCATACAGTGGGCGGAGGTAGGGATTGACCTTTTCCACCATGTCGCCGGGAAGGAAGCCGAGTTTTTCTCCTGCTTCCACGGCAGGACGGGTCAGGATGATGCGTTTGACCTGTTTGGAGAGCAGTTTGGAAAGCGCCATGGCAACGGCGAGATAGGTCTTGCCGGTGCCTGCGGGGCCCACGGCGAATACCATGTCGTTTTCGCGCAGGGCGGCAACGTAATCACGCTGGCTCAGGGTCTTGGGGGTGATGGTCTTCTTGGGGGAAGCCACGAAAACGGCTTCCTTGAAGATGGTTTTGAGGTCTGTTGCGGGTTCTCTGGCAATCATGCCGTACGCATAGACCACATCGCGGGGGAACAAGGGGCTGCCTGATTTCAGCAGTCCATAGAGCTGTGTCATCAGGTTGAGAACGGTGTGCAGTTCCTTCTCGTCTTCCGAAGAGGCAAGAAGGGTTGCACCGCGTGTGTTCAGTGTGACGCCGCTTTTTTCCGCTATAAGGGCCAGGTTGCTGTTCTGCGGGCCGAACAGCTCGTTGGCGAGGCGGGCATCATCGAACTCAAGCGCTCGTGTAGTAGGTTGTGCTGACATAATCTGGCAGTGCCTGGCGGCGGTACCATTACTCCTCAATGAATCAGGATTTGGCAGAAACTACCTTTTTTTGTCCCCAGCGTCCAACACTTTGCGGTATGTACAACGTCCTGTCAATATTAGTGAAAGTCTAGAAAATGACAGTATCGGTGTATGCGTGGATGTATAGGGTATTTGGTATGATTCCTGCTAGATAGAAGGCAGGCGGCATTCCTTGCCGCAAGGAACTGACAGGCAGGAGACGAGCGAATGTACACTTCAAGCATAGATAGAGTTGATGGTCTTTCCTATACCGGATTGCGTACGGATACCCGCGCCGCCGAGAATAATTCTGCGCAGGAAACCGAAAAGCCCCGTGCGCAGCTTCGCAGAGCGAGCATGTATACGGGCAATAATACCATGTCCGGTATTGCCCGCGAGGTGGAAGCGGCTCTTGCGGGAGTTGAGCCGGATGCCAACGGCCGTATCACCTTCAAGCAGCTGGAGGAGCACAAGAAGACCAAGGAAGCGGAGTTCGCCGAGAAGGTGAAGTCCGACCTGCGTGCACTGGGAGTGGATGAGAAGATTGAGTTTCGTCTCGTTTCCGATAACAACGGCGGCGTCTCCGTTATTTCCGATCATAAGGAAGCAGCGCTTATCGAGCGGTATTTCAAGGCTAATCCGAAGATGGTGGAAGAGTTCAACAAGATTCAGATGATCGGCAACTTTGACCGTGCCCGCCAGTTTCAGGACAGGCCCATTACCGACATGCGCAAGGAAATTCAGATGCAGGGGGCTGCGCTGTTCATGAGTTCTGCAATGACAAACGGCATGTCTCTGGCGTCTGAACTCATGGATTTCAGCGAAGCTGGGTTCACCGCAGGTATGTACGGTCTGAGCAGGACGATCTAGAGCGCGCCCACAGGAATTGGTTCATTTCCGGGTATGCAGAAAGGGCCTTTTCTTCCTGCAATGAGATAGGACCAATTAGGATGACGTGCAATACAGGCAGCCATACCGGCTGCCTTTTTCATTTTGTGAAGTGTTAAGCTGCAGCGCTCCGGATTTACACATGGCGGCTTGTTTTTTGGGTTGGTTGCTGTCATGAATTCCCCCATGCGAACTCTTCAGATAATCAACGTGCGCTGGTTCAATGCCACGGCATGGTATGGCCTGTACCTCGGAACGCTGCTGCAGCGAGCCGGTCATGAGACCCGCATCATTGTCCTGCAGAACACGCCTGGGGCGACAAAGACCCGCGAGTGGGGCATGCAGGGCATTCATATGGACCTCAACACGGCCCAGCCCGTCAGGCTGCTGCGCACCTACGGCCAGATGCACCGTCTGGTGACCGGCTTCAAGCCGGACATCGTGAACTGTCATCGGGGCGAAGGGTTCATGCTCTGGGGGTTGCTCAAGAAGCAGCTCGCGGGCGGCCCCAATGCCTTCAAGCTTGTTCGCACGCGCGGTGACCAACGCCTGCCGAAGAACAACGCCATAAACCGCTGGCTGCATACCGATGTGGCCGATGCCGTGGTGGCGACGAACTCCGTCATGGCGCGTCATTTCACCGATGTGTTGCATGTGCCGGCGTCCAAGGTGCACACCATCTTCGGCGGGGTGGATGCCGAACGCTTCACCTTTGAAGCTGATGGTCGAGCCCGCGTGCGAGCCGAGTTCGGTTACCGCGAGGACGATTTTGTCGTTGGCCTGCTGGGCCGTTTTGACGAGGTCAAGGGCCAGCGGGAAACCATTGAAGCCGTTGCGTCTTTGCGCAGGCAGGGCATGACCAATATCCGGCTGATGCTGCTCGGGTTTGACAGTGCAACGCCGCAAAAGGTGGTGCAGGACTGGATACGCGAAAACGGCGTTGAGGATATCTCCGTCATCACCGGAAAGCGCGATGATGTGGTTGCCTGCCTCTCTGCGCTTGATGCTGGCGTCATTGCATCCAAGTGGTCCGAGACCATAGCCCGTGCCGCGCTGGAAATCATGGCCTGCGAACGTCCTCTTATCTCCACGGATGTGGGGGTTATGCCCGACCTGCTGGAGCCCGACGCCCTGTTCCGTCCTGCCGATGTCGAGGCGCTTGCCGCGGCCATCCGCCGCGTGGCTACGG is drawn from Desulfovibrio mangrovi and contains these coding sequences:
- a CDS encoding PhoH family protein, producing MSAQPTTRALEFDDARLANELFGPQNSNLALIAEKSGVTLNTRGATLLASSEDEKELHTVLNLMTQLYGLLKSGSPLFPRDVVYAYGMIAREPATDLKTIFKEAVFVASPKKTITPKTLSQRDYVAALRENDMVFAVGPAGTGKTYLAVAMALSKLLSKQVKRIILTRPAVEAGEKLGFLPGDMVEKVNPYLRPLYDALHDMLDFEKVSEMLETGVIEIAPLAFMRGRTLNDAFIILDEAQNTTPEQMKMFLTRLGFGSRAVITGDITQIDLPAGDRGRSLPRSGLVDAQRILDGVKGIRFLSFHEDDVIRHPLVGRIVQAYERSQTTDFRKKD
- a CDS encoding glycosyltransferase encodes the protein MRTLQIINVRWFNATAWYGLYLGTLLQRAGHETRIIVLQNTPGATKTREWGMQGIHMDLNTAQPVRLLRTYGQMHRLVTGFKPDIVNCHRGEGFMLWGLLKKQLAGGPNAFKLVRTRGDQRLPKNNAINRWLHTDVADAVVATNSVMARHFTDVLHVPASKVHTIFGGVDAERFTFEADGRARVRAEFGYREDDFVVGLLGRFDEVKGQRETIEAVASLRRQGMTNIRLMLLGFDSATPQKVVQDWIRENGVEDISVITGKRDDVVACLSALDAGVIASKWSETIARAALEIMACERPLISTDVGVMPDLLEPDALFRPADVEALAAAIRRVATDADYRRTLLEQQQLRIRSLSGQHFLDQTLSLYNALLQK